The following nucleotide sequence is from Synchiropus splendidus isolate RoL2022-P1 chromosome 1, RoL_Sspl_1.0, whole genome shotgun sequence.
AGGCTCACGATAAATCACGCTTGGATACACTGAAAGATCTTCTGATGAATTCATGGTTTCCTCTCTTTAAAGGGCAACTGACAGTGGTCAGAATCATTCATTGAGAATCTGCGATGGTCTGGTGATCAGTCCATAGTAACTGAGACTGACCCGGCCATCTGCCTCCATGTTAAGGGAACATCATTTTACGGCGCCGATTTTTCAGAGTCAAGTTGTTTAATCCAACCTCCACTAAACTTATGCGGTTGTCATCAGCAATCTCCATCATTCATTCGGTTTCCAGCTCACTTAAATGTGCTCCACGAACAAAAACACATCCTGATTTATAAACTTGTGACACCTGGTAAAACAAACGTGAGTCTGCAGCATGTGTTGGTTTGATCAAGGAGACTCCTCTCTGTTCTCCGTTGCTCCTCTGAGGCACTGGTCAGATGGCAACATAGTCCACCGCAGTAGCAGAAAGAACATTTGAAATCCACTTCTGTGCTCACTAGCTATAAGCTGGGTGGAACTTGAAGTCTGCATTCAGCAACGAACAAATACTTCGGGAAGCGCATCAAAAGGCTTCAACACAACAAATTGAATATGTCAttttaagaaaatgaagagaatACCAATGGTTCATCAGCAAGTCAGGCAGTTAGTGCAGCCAATGTTTCACAATACACACCCATACAAGCCTGACAGTCAGAAGGCTAAGCAAATAGCAGATAGAACTTTGGATGAAGTGACCACACTTTCTAGACAGTGGCAGACAGTAGCTTCGGACCAACTGGTTTCTGACTTGGAGCCCAGTTACGTGCTACTGCCTTGTGTATTTCAGTGACTTAGCTGcaacaattgaaaaaaacaaacacataaaactccttgttctctctcacctcctgCTCATGTTCTATCCTCATGCTGGGGTTGGAGTTGACTTCCAGCAACACTGGCTTCAGGTTCTTCGTCAGCAATATATCAAATCCTaaaatctaaacaaaaaaaaacattatttcaaCAGTTCCATCACCACTCAACCACTACCACTCACCTGGAAGCACGTGGGTCCAGGTTTACCAGGCGGGATGTCGGCCTGATGGTGGACCCTGAGTTCAGGCACCACGGCGATGACAGTCTTGATGACCAGAGCGATGATGTCCGACCAGACCTTCTTAATGTCCACGCCTTTCGCCGCCAGCCTGTAGAGAACGCTAGAGAGCGTGCGCTTGCTGCCCGTGCTCTCGCAGTCAGAGTGGACGAAGTTGCCACTGTGAACGTTGAGGGAGTAGTTGGTCAAGTGCATGAAGACGTGGCTTAGGTTCTTCTGGCTTGGCTCCTTTGCAGAGGGAAAAGGAGAGCATGAATTATACATCAACGTGATCCATTTTAATTCTATTAGGAGTGACGTTTCGGGCTGAGTCATGAAGTCTTAGAAGCGAGCTATCGGACCTGGATGATACATAATGAGGGCAGCGTGATAAGAACCTGGTAGGGCTCGGTGCAGAAGCGGGTCAGGCCTTCCTTGGCGATGTAGATCTCCAGAGGCTCCAGGGACTTGAGCAGCACATAGAGGCGAATATCAAACTTGAGCTTGTCAATGAGTAATGGCTTCTGGATGTACTCCTGCACCACAAACTGCTTGGCCTGGGAACCAGCCACCAGCTTCAGGTCGGCCGGGTCCCGGATGAGGTAGATGCCGTCGCCCTGAGAGCCTCCGTCCGGTTTAACGATGAACGTGGGGTTGACGCTCGCATCGTTCTCCTTCAGCAGGCGAATCTGAAGGAGACGATGGAGAAAGCCAACaatgttgtaaaaaaaacacagagatgCATGTGATTTCAGTTCTTTTGTTTCCTGGTGAATTCCGTTCCCAATGTGAGGTTTTCAACGAGCACTTTAACCATCTTATTGTTATCTTCATTTTTACTGAGCACAATGGAGTTTTTCTACAGTAGTCTTCCTTCTGaggatttgttttcttttcaaaaggcgtgtacatattttaataattttattgaatagcatttctttatttcttaGGATAAGTTAGGATACTTAGGATAAAATCTGTTTAGTTCTGCCATTTcgtattctgtttttcattggTTTCTTCTTTATGCTTAATTTGTTTTATCTTTCTTGTTGTCCTTTTTGTAACATATACATATTCATGTGGCATTGCATTGGTATCtcatttcaaaaaataaaaaagtaacccaGCCAAAAAGTTTCAAATTTTAATCATTAATGCTGTACTTTCAACTGGTCATTCTTTTGTGAGAACTCATGACATGACCTTCAAGtatgttttcttctttgctaAACCTTTTTCCCTGAACACCTTTTTCACAAAATATTGTGGGATCCTTCATTATTTCCAGTCACAACTCTAAAAGTGCAACTTTGAAATGGCTTATTTAAGCAAAGGTATATGGTTGGAAAACGGGGATCAGCTGTTAAGATGTTATTTAGATGGTTTTCTTTCTCAATTTGGTTCAACTTTTTGTGGGCTTAGAGGTAGGTTCTTTCTCGACAGGGCGACAAAGTCTAATGGAAGACTTTTACATGACCCAGACCGTCGTTCAGGTTGCATCATGCCTGGGCACTGCAAAGGCTTATGAGATGCCAACACATCTTCACAGAAAAAAGCCCTATATTACAGGAATTATATGTCCATGCATCAATTTATTAATGCAAAGCATCTTTGAAATACACAATATGGTCTACAttgatttaattcaattccaaaAACTGAAGACTTCCTGAGCAGATGGGAGACAAAATCAGAGAAATTGGTAAAGAGACTAACAATCTAATTCAAGACTTTAATGTTGTTCATAGGGGTCAAATTTAAACAGAATTAATGATTAAAACGATATTAATGAACAACAAAAATGCGGCAAATCGACTCATCTTTACATGACTACTTTGGCTGTAACGTATATATTATTGACGATGTTACACTGACCCCTAGTGGAGAGTTATTGTCATTGCGCGGTTTATAATTTCCCTCTATAAACCGTGCAAGGTGGTTTGTGAAGTTTGAACATCAATAAAGATACCCAATCTGCATCATGAAGGGggagagcaacacacacaaatacatgtaGCGATTTCTGGGTGCTGGAGTTTAAATGAACATCAACAAGTTGTGTATTCAAAAATACTACACTGGCGACAGCCTCTACCTGAGTGCTAAACTGCTGGTATTCCTCAGGCAGGATCCAGGATCGAGGATAGAAGTCGTACTCTTCTGGGAAAAGCTCCTGCATCGTCCTCACTGCCCGACTCAAGTTGATCTTCCTGGACATCTCCAGCATCCCTGCAGGGCATGCGTGCTCTCATTAGGGTGAGACAGAAAAATCATAGCCACAAAAACATCTTTACAGTGACGGAAAAACATAGCAGTGCAGCAATTCAAGTTGGAATAATGTGTCCTTCATCCTTCTGTAAGGCCACTTATACACAGGACGTAGCCTGCATAGAGGCAGATTGTGTTTATATTTAGCACTGCATTCAAACTGGAGCCCTCGAGTGATGACAAGAAGAATGGAGGTagacaatgtttttgtgttaCAAGACTCAAGTACAGACAGGACCAACAGGAACCTCAGTAGAGTTTGCACTGTGGAAAGTATCAACATCTATGacttatttattctattttttgctGACATATCACAAtgcttgattgtgtgatattgtcttgatattttatgttGGCTGATCAATATCTAATACATAGATATACAGCTGCATTCGTGATgtgtttaatacattttttgtttgtttttgtacacTGGAGTTGTGCTGGCGATTGTTTCATTCCTTTGTCTAAAAACGTAACTGAAAATCAAACTACATACACATAATATtgcactgcattatctgattccCCCTTAACATTATAGTTCTTAGGGCCaaatattgctgaacttacagtatcgcaatatattgcaatgtatcgcATCACCACTTATGTATCAGGATACTACTGTATTGCAAAATAACTGCCAGTACACAGCTCTAGAGCTCAACAGCGCTACCTAGCTGCATGCAGCgcttgttgttgcttttttggTGGATTATGCAAACCACACTGTGTACTTCCTGTCTACAcacaagtgatgggtagatgaggtatattgagacagtattgcagtgttgctgaaacagtgttttcataGGCCACTCTCTCATACAACGATCCCAAACAAATGATGCTGTGTGTTGACTCCACATCCCTGAATGGTACTGATATATACTGCACTGGACAAAAAGCAACTTGATGAACTTGCCAccaaaaatggaagaaaaatgcCATTTAGTGTCGTCTTGTCGTACCTGGGAACTTGTTGACCTGCCCTGAGACgatgttttcattgtcatgGAAGGACACGCCGTGCCAGTAGATGTCGCACGAGGCTCGTCTGCCCATCGGAAACTGAGAAGAACGACAGAGGCGGTGAGCGTGAGAGGACAGACGTGTGAGAGCTGACCCTTCAGGTCATGAGAGGAGCGATCTTGAAGTGCCTCGCGGCACAACGGGACAGTCTTGACCAAAGATGGTGTTATAAGAAGCGTGTGTTAGTGATACTGGAGAGGGGTTTACAGAGAGCAGGAAATCTAGTAGCCACCTCTGTCTTCATCACTAGACACTGTGATGTCAGCCGCCTCTTAAATTTCATTCTGACACTTTCACGACACTGGATAAGGCTCCCAACTGTTTACGACTGAAGGAATCGCTTCTTTTCTGTTAAATTGCAGGATgtttaacaactttttttttttacagaaggGACATAAATGatgtgaacagcaacagcagatACACGACAGAAGGGCACTCCGTGACTGACTTATCCTGCAGGCGTGTGAGCAGGGGAAACCCTGCTCGACAGCCAAGTCAGGCTAAATATAGCTCCACAGAGATTCAGCGTATACGTGTCTAATCCGATCACAGGGGGAGCTCTAATTAATTTGTGGTGGTCAGGGCTGAAAATAAACCTTTTCCTTCACGTGCAGGTTTCGGTGAGATGCCCGACTCCTCGCATGGACAGTAGGAGTGCAGTTCTTTTTACAGGGCAGTTTCAGAAGCACTTTGTTCGTGATGAGGAAAAGCAGGACATTTCCTAGAGAGAACACAGGGGCTGTGCTCGGTCAGCACTCTGGAGCGAGAGGAGGATCGTCTTAGGCCAAATGAGTTTCAGAGCGACTCACTGGTGTCCATTCTCTTCTCCTTAGAAAGTGATTAAGGGTGGATCGGCTTAGAGGAGCTCAGGTGCTAATCATTTTCCGATGTTTAAGAGAATGCCATATGTCGGGAGTCAGCTGTGTCTCTGGATAGCAGCTTTGAATATTGTTTCTCCAGCAATAAGGGCATTTTACTGGCTCGCCAGGAGAGTCAAAATCATTGAAAGACTACAATTCACAGCAGCTGACTGAGCCCAAATTGAGCAACGAAACAACCAAAGCCGTGACGTGAAAAGTGGGATGTTATTTTGATGTTCCCAACTACTCCCAACTGCCACTGCTGTGTAAGATGCTGGTGCAGTTCTATAAGGCTATAGCCAGTTCATCCTCACCTCCCCCATCTCAGTGTGGTTTCAGCCTGGACACGGACTGTTTGTACCTCAGGCAGTAGGCTACAATCACTCAGGACTAGAACCTCCCACCACAAGAacagcttgttttgtttttttgttctcccCTTGGCCATCATgaacatttaatttttaattcacCATGCATGTTGCACTACTGTACACACAGTACTTCATTACACTTGgatttttctttcacatttctaTCCGAATGTTCCATATTTAATATTGGACGATTGTACCAAAGCATATTTGTAGTCTGTGGAAATGTCCACTGACATTGACAAACAGCTttttctcatcctgaaaacaCAGTCTCCGCACTATGCAATCAGCCAATGCATTGCCCTCACCTTCCCTGAAACACATCCATCCAACACTGACACGTTTTTTGAGAAGATCATCAACTACTCAAACACGACAGACACCATGtcttaaaagaaataaatgagtgaAGGGCTTTATTTGACCATTTCACCACAGGTGAAACTTCTTTTTGTAGTCAGAAGCAGCTTAAGCAGGCAAGTATGACTTTGTCGCTGCTAGAGCAGGATTAGAAGAGACTTGAAACTTTGGTTAAGGATGCCGACAGGTCCTCTCAAAGCGGCGCATAATCCTCCGGCACCCTTGACTTTGTTGGGGAGCCTCGTGAGGACAGGCTGAGGTAAGTGATCGGACCAGTGGCTACAGTTTCACGGAGCGCACCGAGCTTAGGTGTCACCAGTCAGTCCAGTCCTGGCCGCACATGTCTGACTGCATCAGCGGTCATTACCTCTCATCCATAATAAAGGACGGGACCATAATGGACCGAGGCAGATGGCGTCCACGTCGCAGACAAAAGGAGAACTGGATCAATTAGCACAGTGATAAATATTTAAGTTTCTTTTCACTGAGTGCCACTCCAATCAGCAGTTGGACATTTCAGACACGAGAGCTCCTGACTTGGACTTGTCACGTAAAAGGAAGAATCAAACCATCATCCCATTTATTGAGGCACAAAGTTACATTTTTGCAAATCCCCAGTAAAAACTATAGACTAAGCATATTTCGATAGAGTGATGAGTAGCATTAGATTCAATGTAAACACAATAAACACCAACAGCTGTTTGTATATTGTGGAGGACAAGTCAACTTATGACCTCTTGCTACTGAAAACTCAACAAACTCACTTGTTGAGGAGTGGTGCATGCGCCACATTTCAAGCACATGGTAGAATTAAAACACTGGCTATCCTCCAGTGAGGATAATAAGCGATCATACTCTAATCCGCAGTCATCAGCGCTTAAGTTTAGAGGATTAAATGACTACTTAACCTCCAAGCTTTGGCCGAGCCTGACAAGCGACCATTCATGTGAGGCAGGTTCGGTGGAGCAGGGCAAGGAATAAACAAGGATGACACAGTCACACAGCCTGACCTCAAGTCCTTGAAACTCAGTTCGAACTCAGTCGACAATCTATGGACGACAAACAACATGGTCTCTGTGATGAAAGCAAATCAGACAAAACCAACAGGCCTTCACTTTGATGACAACTCTTGCCAGATAAACACCGACTTAAAAGACAATGGGTATCAAGCATAGATATCACCTCTTAATTGGGAAACCAATGAAAACCTATTGCACTCACTTTTCTTTGCATCGTGGCAGTGTCCAAACATTGGTTGGCAAAAACTGTGCTGCAACTTGACTGCACTTGAGGAAAGAAAAATCTAGTGTTTTTTCAGGTGAAGTCCGGAGTAACATTTTTTCCTAAATGTAGAGGCAAATATGATCACTGCTTGACATTTGACATTGACACTGTTTGTTCCTCGTCCCTCTGGCAGGAGCGTACtgtccagaccagaacctcccgtcacaggaacagcttcttcccctcggccgtcagactgttaaattcatgatcagccttttttattttattttatttattaacagcactttatttcgaagcactttcctagttggtggaagccctactgaccatggcaataaattgagaatctgattctgatttacaaCTCAAAAGTAATACAATTTGACACATCCCAGATGACATTGGTTTAATGAAAAGCATTTGTGTGAGATATACTAAGAACTCGGGCTGCACCTAAGGACAACTAGTTACAGACTACGTAAAAACAAATTGTCGGTACATGAAGTGTCCAGGTTGAAGTCTGATTCTGGGGCTGTAAatagcagttaaaaaaaacttcaattgTAATTTCtcaaatgtggtgtgaaaggtacgtctcctttgatgtgtcctttgtgatATGCTGCCATACTTGTGACGTTTTGAGTCGCAATCCTGTCATTATCTCCGCCATATTTCCTGGGAAGACTAAAAGTATTCTATTGTATTACTGCAGATAAGTCAAGAGAGTGACGATGAACTAGCTGACACATGAGCTGAATGAACAGTATGAATTACAGTCATTGCGGGCCTAGTAACAACTACTGGTGTCGTCCACCACCCGataatttttaataataataatgaacaaatTCTTTGTTGAACGTTTGTTCTACTAAACAAATAGAATTGCAAAAGGGTACCTCTCTCCATTTGAGCGTCTTGATGCTGATCTTCAGGGCCTCCAGGGAGGTTTTGGCTTTGGAAGTGTCCACCGTCACCGGCCGCCTCCTCTTGGGATGCTTGGGTCCGTCACCACGGCTGCTCTCTTGGCTGTTTCTGGGTTTGGTGTTATTGCTTATGTAGTTGCCATTGTTTTCCTGCTTGCCCACGGGCATCTTCCCATTCTCCTGGAGAACCTTCCCAGGCCCCGTGCTGTAAAAGCTCTTGACTGAGGAGTTCTTTTCATCTTTGGAAGGTTTGCTTCGCCCTCTCTCTGCTTGTTTACAAGTGATGGAGGTTTGGACTGTGGAGATGCTGGAAGGGACCGGTGAGACAGAGGGCTGCTCTGCATCCACACTCAGCTTCTCCACATCAACTCCGAGCGACTTCATCTGCTCCAGATGAACCTCAGCTCTGACATGACGGTCACTCATTCTGCGGGTCGCTGTGGCTGACGCTCCCGGGCAGGACACAGGTGCCCCACAACACCGCGCAGTAATCCAGTGAGCTAACGTCCAGCTGAGGCAATGTAGTGCGCATTTCTGGAGCGGTTCGCTGAATAAACGACGATGATTTCCACTCGGCGTTATTTAAATTCCGAACACTAGCTAACGCGATTAGCCCAGTGAATCCACTCGCTAGCAGCAACAGAGCTACATGCTAAATCTCGGCAGGGTATTTCAACTTAACGCGAACTGACATGGTATATAGATGTTATTACAAAGTTCTCCTTCAGTAGGGTTTACCTTCAATGGTTCTGTAATGAGTGAGGCGTTGACGGTGGCGTGACCCGGTCAAACAGCAGGAGATGCGGCGGCAgaaagcagagcagcagccgGCTGTCCAGCTCCATCTGCTTCTTTGAACGCTTCTGATGACGCGTTTGGGGATGCTCGGAGATTCTGCTGTCGACATCGGGTTTGCGTCTTTCCCGAAATAAAGTGGACATACAAAAATCTCATTCAATAAGACCTATGTTGGGAATttatatttaagtatttttgcCTGCTTTGCATCTCAATGACGGTGACGTAGTGACATCGATCACACATGAATGGCTGTAATTCCCGATAGCTCTGAAGGCAATAAGGAGGAACGGTCATCGGTAAACGACGACTAGAATCTTCGTTTGTATTATTTCTGTATTATAGGTCATGGATAGAAATTACAATTATTCATTATATTGTGTATATGTCTACAGTATTGGCCTTTATTCCTCGTGTTTAGGAGCACAGCGCTCTGTACTTTGATGATCTAAAAGAAATTAAGATTTGTTATATTATCcgttgtttttccatgtttaaaGTGTTGAAGCCATTTGACAGGTCATGTAACCTATTCTTATGGCAAACGTTAAATAATTTATGGATGGCCACACTTATTTT
It contains:
- the ttll11 gene encoding tubulin polyglutamylase TTLL11 gives rise to the protein MSDRHVRAEVHLEQMKSLGVDVEKLSVDAEQPSVSPVPSSISTVQTSITCKQAERGRSKPSKDEKNSSVKSFYSTGPGKVLQENGKMPVGKQENNGNYISNNTKPRNSQESSRGDGPKHPKRRRPVTVDTSKAKTSLEALKISIKTLKWREFPMGRRASCDIYWHGVSFHDNENIVSGQVNKFPGMLEMSRKINLSRAVRTMQELFPEEYDFYPRSWILPEEYQQFSTQIRLLKENDASVNPTFIVKPDGGSQGDGIYLIRDPADLKLVAGSQAKQFVVQEYIQKPLLIDKLKFDIRLYVLLKSLEPLEIYIAKEGLTRFCTEPYQEPSQKNLSHVFMHLTNYSLNVHSGNFVHSDCESTGSKRTLSSVLYRLAAKGVDIKKVWSDIIALVIKTVIAVVPELRVHHQADIPPGKPGPTCFQILGFDILLTKNLKPVLLEVNSNPSMRIEHEQEVTPGVFQYVPSPVDEEVKVGVIRDTLRLMDPGLKRTSTSSQPKTGWFERGEEIPSEADTQSHSPDEGGALPSLCLKQVYPKYTKQFNYLRAVERIACLFIRFLGVKGNMRLGPTAFRTFIRTCKLSNSNFTMASVDILYIDIARRWSGTISDYREAGMGLQAFVEAFFQLASRRFKSQTLQEQVASLLELCESQLESQAIVEDRRSVSCSRAQSRSVKTLGLANAQLNSPAPLRRAASQDYRLHQRLKPRTLRANVEN